A region from the Acidobacteriota bacterium genome encodes:
- a CDS encoding site-specific DNA-methyltransferase, whose translation MKTPDASSQLAPDLDAFLPPEIGSLENDKTGIPRIARDPKLTGLIHSRLRDIPTHHSLYCHDSRSLDFLPDESLHLVVTSPPYWTLKKYRDTEGQLGHVEDYEEFLTELGKVWRHCFRVLVPGGRLIVVVGDVCLSRKRNGGRHMVVPLHASIQEQCRAIGFDNLAPIIWHKISNAVYEVEGGGGFLGKPYEPNAVIKNDIEFILMQRKASGYRTPSLAARILSVISAEDHRVWFQQIWSGLTGASTKDHPAPYPVELAERLIRMFSFVGDTVLDPFGGTGSTTLAASKSGRNSISVELDAEYFKFLKSRLAESQSNFFSRAHFSFHPASASESARSESGQSRTQKGTTRPQGPRPSTGAQAASRSVRRRSGLSE comes from the coding sequence ATGAAAACCCCTGACGCGTCGTCTCAACTCGCGCCGGATCTCGATGCGTTCCTCCCGCCAGAGATCGGCTCGCTGGAGAACGACAAGACTGGCATTCCCAGGATCGCCCGAGATCCCAAACTCACCGGGCTGATCCACTCCAGGCTCCGAGATATTCCCACTCACCATTCGTTGTACTGCCACGATTCTCGGTCGTTGGACTTCTTACCCGATGAGAGCCTTCATCTCGTCGTCACGTCACCACCATACTGGACGCTTAAGAAATACCGCGATACTGAGGGTCAACTCGGGCACGTCGAGGACTATGAGGAGTTTCTGACGGAACTCGGCAAGGTCTGGCGACATTGTTTCCGAGTGCTTGTGCCGGGAGGCCGGCTCATAGTCGTCGTCGGTGACGTGTGCCTTTCCCGCAAGCGGAATGGCGGACGCCACATGGTGGTTCCCTTGCACGCTTCAATCCAAGAGCAGTGCAGGGCGATCGGTTTTGACAATCTGGCGCCGATTATCTGGCACAAAATCTCAAATGCGGTGTACGAGGTGGAAGGTGGCGGAGGGTTCCTTGGCAAACCCTACGAACCGAATGCTGTCATCAAGAACGACATCGAATTCATTCTGATGCAGCGCAAGGCTAGTGGATACAGAACCCCCTCCCTCGCCGCCCGGATCTTGAGCGTGATTTCTGCAGAAGATCACCGCGTGTGGTTTCAGCAGATCTGGTCTGGACTGACAGGGGCGTCAACCAAGGACCACCCGGCTCCCTATCCAGTAGAGCTCGCGGAACGCCTCATTCGGATGTTCAGTTTCGTCGGCGATACCGTCTTGGATCCATTTGGAGGCACAGGCTCGACAACGCTGGCCGCATCCAAGTCTGGACGTAACAGCATATCGGTTGAGCTGGATGCTGAGTATTTCAAGTTTCTGAAGAGCCGACTTGCAGAATCGCAGAGCAACTTCTTCTCGCGGGCACACTTCAGTTTTCATCCAGCGAGCGCTTCTGAGTCTGCCAGAAGTGAGTCCGGTCAAAGCAGGACACAGAAGGGAACGACGAGACCTCAGGGGCCGCGCCCTAGTACCGGCGCGCAGGCAGCGTCGAGAAGCGTTCGTCGTAGAAGCGGCTTATCCGAGTGA
- a CDS encoding serine hydrolase: MRRFVRSLFATMLVVLASAAGPALADDRPIVSGEVGKRLDEYLTRLERFGFSGGALAVRGKDVLLKKSYGLADRARNIPLTTASVYNLGSITKQFTAAAILTLEMQGRLAVTDLASKYLDGVPADKAAITLHHLLTHSSGLESDFSPTDYEPVGREEYVRRALQSTLLFPPGSGYEYSNAGYSLLAAIVEKVSGTSYETYLIEHVLKPAGMLETGYKAPAWAASRIAHGYRDGQDWGTILKRIEPPEAPYWMLRGNGGLHTTLDDMLAWHRALNSDAVLSKEARAKYVKPYVAEGPAARSFYAYGWAVGKTVRGTTVVQHNGGNGVYVAEFLRFPDEDAMLFLTSTNAEMKASPVVQVLDRILFGGAVAMPPVVVTVTPETLAPLAGRWTLPGGGAIAIAADGNALAVRADDQEAMAALVSPPAGQAERFAQLTSRTADISSRSFKGDRSGLREAMGGERTLEDVKTQEAGMMRDREQRLGRFVKSAVLGTVPRGGDTVQTIVRLDFEKASVFNIYVWGPRRLLGILGMPQLPALRYLPVSNRRFVVYSLEMGGAEQALSFATTVGETVLVLQTPAGPVTARRKK, encoded by the coding sequence ATGCGCCGATTCGTGCGATCTCTGTTCGCGACGATGCTCGTGGTTCTGGCCTCCGCCGCCGGCCCCGCTTTGGCCGACGACCGGCCTATCGTGAGCGGCGAGGTCGGCAAGCGGCTCGACGAGTACCTGACCCGGCTCGAACGGTTCGGTTTTTCTGGCGGCGCGCTCGCGGTTCGCGGCAAAGACGTCTTGTTGAAGAAGTCGTACGGCCTGGCCGATAGGGCGCGGAACATTCCTCTGACCACCGCCAGCGTGTACAACCTGGGCTCCATCACCAAGCAGTTCACGGCGGCCGCCATCCTCACCCTTGAGATGCAGGGAAGACTCGCCGTCACCGACCTGGCCAGCAAGTACCTCGACGGCGTGCCTGCCGACAAGGCCGCCATCACCCTGCATCATCTGCTGACCCATTCATCGGGCCTTGAATCGGACTTCAGTCCGACCGACTATGAGCCGGTCGGGCGTGAGGAATACGTGCGGCGCGCACTGCAGTCGACGCTGCTCTTCCCGCCCGGCAGTGGCTACGAATACTCGAACGCCGGTTACAGCCTGCTGGCCGCGATCGTGGAGAAGGTGTCCGGCACGTCCTACGAGACGTACCTGATCGAGCACGTGCTGAAGCCGGCGGGCATGCTCGAGACGGGCTACAAAGCTCCAGCGTGGGCGGCATCACGCATTGCGCACGGGTACCGCGACGGCCAGGACTGGGGCACCATCCTCAAGCGCATCGAGCCGCCGGAGGCGCCCTACTGGATGCTGCGCGGCAATGGCGGATTGCACACGACGCTGGACGACATGCTGGCGTGGCACCGCGCGCTCAACAGCGATGCGGTCCTGTCGAAGGAGGCGCGGGCAAAGTACGTCAAGCCATACGTTGCCGAGGGACCCGCCGCACGCTCGTTCTATGCCTACGGCTGGGCTGTCGGCAAGACCGTGCGGGGAACGACTGTCGTTCAACACAACGGCGGGAACGGCGTCTATGTGGCCGAGTTCCTCCGGTTCCCCGACGAAGACGCGATGCTCTTCCTGACGTCAACCAACGCGGAGATGAAGGCCAGCCCTGTCGTGCAGGTCCTCGATCGGATTCTATTCGGCGGAGCGGTGGCGATGCCACCGGTTGTCGTCACCGTCACACCCGAGACGCTGGCGCCGCTCGCCGGCCGCTGGACGCTGCCCGGGGGCGGCGCGATCGCGATCGCCGCCGACGGCAACGCACTCGCCGTCCGCGCCGATGATCAGGAAGCCATGGCGGCGCTCGTTTCGCCGCCGGCGGGGCAGGCTGAGCGGTTTGCCCAGTTGACCTCCAGAACCGCCGACATCTCATCGCGCTCGTTCAAGGGAGATCGCTCGGGCTTGCGCGAGGCCATGGGCGGTGAGAGAACGCTCGAAGACGTCAAGACGCAGGAAGCCGGGATGATGCGCGACCGCGAACAACGGCTCGGGAGGTTCGTCAAATCGGCCGTGCTGGGGACGGTTCCCCGAGGAGGCGACACGGTCCAGACCATCGTGCGTCTCGATTTCGAGAAGGCCTCAGTGTTCAACATCTACGTATGGGGGCCGCGGCGTCTGCTGGGAATCCTCGGCATGCCGCAACTCCCCGCACTGCGCTACCTGCCCGTGTCGAACCGGCGCTTTGTGGTCTATTCGCTTGAAATGGGTGGCGCCGAGCAGGCGCTCTCATTTGCGACGACCGTTGGCGAAACCGTACTCGTGCTGCAAACGCCGGCCGGCCCCGTGACGGCCCGAAGGAAGAAGTAG